From a region of the Acidicapsa acidisoli genome:
- a CDS encoding metal-sulfur cluster assembly factor gives MAVRFAPMKLQPLTAEDIWAALRDCFDPEVKLNLVDLGLIYDVAIEPDPNSTPAFPRQRVKVTMTLTTPQCPASGLIFEQVHNRLAGIPQVSKVEVDLVWEPKWSPHRISEAGRKQLGI, from the coding sequence AGCCCCTCACCGCTGAGGACATCTGGGCCGCGCTGCGCGATTGCTTCGATCCAGAAGTAAAGCTGAATCTCGTCGATCTGGGACTGATTTACGACGTCGCCATTGAGCCCGATCCGAACTCAACTCCGGCCTTCCCTCGCCAGCGCGTCAAAGTCACCATGACTCTGACCACTCCGCAATGCCCGGCGAGCGGCCTCATCTTCGAACAGGTCCACAACCGGCTAGCCGGGATTCCGCAAGTGAGCAAAGTGGAGGTCGACTTGGTCTGGGAACCCAAATGGTCACCGCATCGCATCAGCGAAGCTGGCCGAAAGCAGTTGGGAATCTAG